A single genomic interval of Flavobacteriales bacterium harbors:
- a CDS encoding bifunctional 3-deoxy-7-phosphoheptulonate synthase/chorismate mutase type II, producing the protein MSRLTPELDPLPLDQWGLGLERPLHIAGPCSAESEEQVMAVAAGIRRHAPRVRVLRAGVWKPRTRPGAFEGAGEPALRWLRSAADATGLLVATEVATPHHVEAALKAGIDLLWVGARTTPNPFSVQAIADALAGVDVPVLVKNPINPDLPLWVGALERLHRAGIRRMAAVHRGFSWSGHTPFRNTPMWEFPIRLMAACPGLPMVCDPSHIAGHPDRLADVAQQALDLNFSGLMVEAHPDPEHALSDGDQQVTPEALGALLAGLAHREAAPGPRLRDLLDELRDQIDQLDADIAQKLAERLDIAERIGLYKKEHNVAILQPERWERIMAAQHDLGRRSGLSPAFVEAFMNAVHQESIRRQTEAWERALEPAAGS; encoded by the coding sequence ATGAGCCGCCTTACGCCGGAACTGGACCCGCTCCCCCTGGACCAATGGGGTCTGGGTTTGGAGCGTCCACTGCACATCGCGGGACCGTGCAGTGCCGAAAGCGAGGAGCAGGTGATGGCCGTGGCCGCAGGCATCCGGCGGCATGCCCCCCGTGTACGGGTGTTGCGCGCCGGGGTGTGGAAGCCGCGCACCCGGCCCGGCGCCTTCGAGGGGGCCGGCGAACCCGCGCTGCGCTGGCTGCGTTCCGCGGCCGATGCCACCGGATTGCTGGTGGCCACGGAGGTGGCGACACCCCACCACGTGGAGGCCGCGCTCAAGGCGGGGATCGACCTGCTCTGGGTGGGGGCCCGCACCACGCCCAATCCGTTCAGCGTCCAAGCCATCGCCGACGCCCTTGCCGGGGTGGACGTGCCCGTGCTGGTGAAGAACCCCATCAACCCGGACCTGCCCTTGTGGGTGGGTGCGCTGGAGCGTCTGCACCGCGCCGGCATCCGACGCATGGCCGCCGTGCACCGCGGATTCAGTTGGTCGGGGCATACCCCGTTCCGCAACACCCCGATGTGGGAGTTCCCCATCCGGCTGATGGCCGCCTGCCCGGGGCTGCCCATGGTGTGCGACCCCAGCCACATCGCCGGCCACCCCGACCGGCTTGCCGATGTGGCCCAGCAGGCGCTCGATCTCAACTTCAGCGGGCTGATGGTGGAGGCGCACCCCGATCCGGAGCACGCCCTGAGCGATGGCGATCAGCAGGTGACCCCTGAGGCCTTGGGCGCGCTTCTGGCCGGTCTGGCGCATCGCGAAGCAGCCCCGGGCCCCCGGTTGCGGGATCTTTTGGACGAACTGCGCGATCAGATCGACCAACTGGACGCGGACATCGCCCAGAAGCTCGCCGAGCGCCTGGACATCGCCGAACGCATCGGGTTGTACAAGAAGGAGCACAACGTGGCCATCCTGCAGCCCGAGCGCTGGGAACGCATCATGGCCGCCCAGCACGACCTGGGCCGCCGCTCAGGCCTCAGCCCGGCCTTCGTCGAAGCCTTCATGAACGCCGTCCATCAGGAGAGCATCCGACGACAGACCGAAGCCTGGGAACGCGCCCTCGAACCCGCGGCAGGATCCTAA
- a CDS encoding OmpA family protein — protein MKLRSIAPAALVFTLLFTACVPQRKYEELQSSMDAMRTESEAALAKARDAQATLDAQANEMSDLKRRVKLLEQDTTTLGTSLRKMQQQYDKINALNDELLDKYNKLLAGDRSENRKLLTDLEALRLDLQNKEDSIARSSKRLAEREARLSELQSELDRKDAAMRDLKDRVSRALTGFEGKGLTVEQRDGRIHVSLENKLLFPSGSATVDKQGRDALVKLAKAIESDRDISILVEGHTDTDKILPGSTYKDNWELSVERATSVVRILQEGSAIEPRRITAAGRSEFVPVDPADKSKNRRIEVILTPDLTALYNLVKD, from the coding sequence ATGAAGCTTCGTTCCATCGCCCCGGCCGCCCTCGTGTTCACCCTGTTGTTCACCGCCTGCGTGCCGCAACGCAAGTACGAGGAGCTCCAGTCCTCCATGGACGCCATGCGCACCGAATCCGAGGCCGCGCTGGCGAAAGCGCGTGACGCCCAGGCGACCCTGGACGCCCAGGCCAACGAGATGAGCGACCTGAAGCGTCGTGTGAAGCTCTTGGAGCAGGACACCACCACGCTGGGCACCTCCCTGCGGAAGATGCAGCAGCAGTATGACAAGATCAATGCACTGAACGACGAGCTCCTGGACAAGTACAACAAGCTGCTCGCGGGCGACCGCAGCGAGAACCGCAAACTGCTCACCGATCTGGAGGCCCTGCGCCTCGACCTCCAGAACAAGGAGGACTCCATCGCCCGCAGCAGCAAGCGCCTGGCCGAGCGCGAGGCCCGGTTGTCGGAACTGCAGTCCGAGCTGGACCGCAAGGACGCGGCCATGCGCGACCTGAAGGACCGTGTGAGCCGGGCGCTCACCGGGTTCGAGGGCAAGGGCCTCACCGTGGAGCAGCGCGACGGGCGCATTCACGTGAGCCTGGAGAACAAGCTGCTCTTCCCCAGCGGAAGCGCCACGGTGGACAAGCAGGGGCGCGACGCCCTGGTGAAACTGGCCAAGGCCATCGAGTCCGACCGCGACATCAGCATCCTGGTGGAGGGCCACACCGATACGGACAAGATCCTGCCGGGCAGCACCTACAAGGACAACTGGGAGCTCAGTGTGGAACGCGCCACGAGCGTGGTGCGCATCCTCCAGGAGGGCAGCGCGATCGAACCGCGACGGATCACGGCGGCGGGGCGGAGCGAGTTCGTGCCGGTGGACCCGGCCGATAAATCGAAGAACCGCCGCATCGAAGTGATCCTCACCCCGGACCTTACCGCGCTGTACAACCTGGTCAAGGACTGA
- a CDS encoding ABC transporter substrate-binding protein → MTLENARNPWLLCTAALALLMACGGDGEDRVRRVQGGKQYGGVFNMNEAGGVRSIFPLHLSQAAEHRIASQIYQGLVRFDPADLKVLPCLAERWEVDADATTFTLYLRKDVRFHADPALTSEDDRLVDAEDVLYCFRALCTADPENRMFWLFQDKVLGANTHYANTAAGGDREAPIAGLEVLDRHTFRIKLAHPNAGFLQVLAHQGCWIYPRQLVEAYGDDLMAHAIGTGPFKLRTYSPAEAFVLERDPDHWDRDEHGNPLPFLDAVRITLDPDKNKELEAFLAGRLSCLTELPVDRLGLVKDSVDASGRKRFILQSVPGSAVQFYGFNLHAPPFEDPRVRRAFSLAIDRRYLVDSVLGGLAVPAEHGLVAPGLSGYPYDVVAGHGFDPEAARALLAEAGFPGGKGFPQVVLNASPGFGYIQVAEAVQDMLQRHLGVPLILSVLPMDQHYTSIERGRARFWREGWVADLPDAENFLSLLYGKNAQADTALPTYLNTTRYADARFDSLFAEAQRTVDDARRMQLYAAAENKAMADAPVTPLYHERTIRLLRPDVRDMPLNAMDLRDLGRVWSDPGVSR, encoded by the coding sequence GTGACCTTGGAGAACGCACGGAACCCGTGGCTGTTGTGCACCGCGGCCCTGGCCCTGCTGATGGCCTGCGGTGGCGACGGTGAGGACCGCGTTCGGCGCGTTCAAGGAGGCAAGCAGTACGGCGGGGTCTTCAACATGAACGAGGCCGGCGGGGTGCGCAGCATCTTCCCGCTCCATCTCTCCCAGGCCGCCGAGCATCGCATCGCCTCGCAGATCTATCAAGGCCTGGTGCGCTTCGATCCGGCCGACCTGAAGGTGCTGCCCTGCCTGGCCGAACGCTGGGAGGTGGATGCCGACGCCACCACCTTCACCCTATACCTGCGCAAGGACGTCCGCTTCCACGCGGATCCGGCGCTGACCTCCGAGGACGACCGCCTGGTGGACGCGGAGGACGTCCTGTACTGCTTCCGCGCGTTGTGCACGGCCGACCCTGAGAACCGCATGTTCTGGTTGTTCCAGGACAAGGTGCTCGGCGCCAACACCCACTATGCGAACACCGCCGCCGGCGGCGACCGGGAAGCGCCCATCGCCGGGCTTGAGGTGCTTGATCGGCACACCTTCCGCATCAAGCTGGCCCACCCCAACGCCGGTTTCCTGCAGGTGCTGGCGCACCAGGGCTGCTGGATCTATCCGCGGCAGTTGGTGGAGGCCTACGGTGATGACCTGATGGCGCACGCCATCGGCACGGGACCGTTCAAGTTGCGCACCTATTCGCCGGCCGAGGCCTTCGTGCTGGAGCGCGACCCCGATCACTGGGACCGCGACGAGCATGGCAACCCGCTTCCCTTCCTCGATGCCGTCCGCATCACCCTCGACCCCGACAAGAACAAGGAGCTTGAGGCCTTCCTCGCCGGGCGCCTGTCCTGCCTCACCGAACTGCCGGTGGACCGCCTCGGCTTGGTGAAGGACTCGGTGGATGCGTCCGGCCGGAAGCGGTTCATCCTCCAGTCCGTCCCGGGTTCGGCGGTGCAGTTCTATGGCTTCAACCTGCACGCCCCCCCGTTCGAGGACCCCCGGGTGCGCCGGGCCTTCAGCCTCGCGATCGACCGGCGCTATCTGGTGGACAGTGTGCTGGGCGGGCTGGCCGTGCCCGCCGAGCATGGCCTGGTGGCGCCCGGCCTGTCCGGTTACCCCTACGATGTTGTCGCCGGGCACGGGTTCGACCCCGAGGCGGCGCGGGCGCTCCTGGCCGAGGCCGGCTTCCCCGGCGGGAAGGGCTTTCCCCAGGTGGTGCTGAACGCCAGCCCCGGCTTTGGGTACATCCAGGTGGCGGAGGCCGTGCAGGACATGCTGCAGCGCCATCTCGGCGTGCCCCTCATCCTGTCCGTACTGCCCATGGACCAGCACTACACGTCCATCGAGCGCGGACGCGCACGCTTCTGGCGCGAAGGCTGGGTGGCCGACCTGCCGGACGCCGAGAACTTCCTCTCCCTGCTGTACGGCAAGAACGCCCAGGCGGACACGGCCCTGCCCACCTACCTGAACACCACCCGCTATGCCGATGCGCGCTTCGACTCCCTCTTCGCCGAAGCGCAGCGCACCGTGGATGACGCCCGGCGCATGCAGCTCTATGCTGCCGCGGAGAACAAGGCCATGGCCGATGCGCCGGTGACCCCGCTCTACCACGAGCGTACCATCCGGTTGCTGCGACCCGATGTGCGGGACATGCCCTTGAACGCGATGGACCTGCGCGACCTGGGCCGCGTGTGGTCCGATCCCGGCGTCAGCCGCTGA
- a CDS encoding ComF family protein — translation MDQRSTAGIGRWVLDAVDLFLPRRCSACDRPLMSHEKAVCLPCVHDLPRTGMHLQADNRVERLFHGKVMVEAAAALLQFNRRGRTQRMLHRLKYQGDHAVGLEMGRWMAEALRASPRFATVDHVMAVPLHPQRLRERGYNQSQVLVDGFREVWPLRLPDQGLMRVVRTTTQTRKGRWERWTNVKEAFELGDTRSLAGAHVLLVDDVVTTGATLEGCIRALLRVPDLRVSVCTAATA, via the coding sequence ATGGACCAGCGCTCGACGGCGGGCATCGGCCGGTGGGTGTTGGACGCCGTGGACCTGTTCCTGCCGCGCCGCTGCAGCGCCTGCGACCGTCCGCTGATGTCGCATGAGAAAGCCGTGTGTCTGCCCTGCGTGCACGACCTGCCGCGCACCGGCATGCACCTGCAGGCGGACAACCGGGTGGAGCGGCTCTTCCACGGCAAGGTGATGGTGGAGGCCGCCGCGGCCCTGCTCCAGTTCAACCGCCGGGGCCGCACCCAGCGGATGCTGCACCGCCTCAAGTACCAGGGTGACCACGCCGTGGGGCTCGAGATGGGCCGGTGGATGGCCGAAGCCCTGCGCGCCAGCCCCCGCTTCGCCACCGTGGACCACGTGATGGCCGTGCCGCTGCACCCGCAGCGGCTGCGCGAGCGCGGCTACAACCAGAGCCAGGTGCTGGTCGACGGCTTTCGCGAAGTGTGGCCCCTGCGCCTGCCCGACCAGGGGCTGATGCGCGTGGTGCGCACCACCACCCAGACCCGCAAAGGCCGCTGGGAACGCTGGACCAACGTGAAGGAGGCCTTCGAGCTGGGCGATACCCGGTCGCTCGCCGGTGCGCATGTGCTGCTGGTCGATGATGTGGTCACCACGGGGGCCACCCTGGAAGGATGCATCCGTGCGTTGCTGCGCGTGCCCGACCTGCGGGTGAGCGTGTGCACGGCGGCGACGGCGTGA